Proteins encoded within one genomic window of Prauserella marina:
- a CDS encoding iron-containing alcohol dehydrogenase, which produces MSGGNELGLGLLRQPSTVLFGPGQRRQLPALVAAHGDRALLCTDERMAGEPVFHELAEAMRGRGIEVSVYSKVEPDLPRGNLLDVAEVHAGARFDVVVGIGGGSVLDFAKLAAILLARGGDVGELYGENMVPGPGSPLITVPTTAGTGAEVTCISVVFDPDKGMKIGVASPHLEAAAAVIDPELTLTCPPGLTTATGADALSHLVEAFTGRAKNPSPREIEDHLYIGKNLLTDLYCREGLALVNTSFARVVADPSDLGARADTMRAAFSAGMAINTAGTAGAHAIQSPIGALTHTAHGLGVGALLPYVMRFNLPERVAEFAEIGRILGVATQEASPEAQAHEGIRRIEDLLGTLGCPLNLKDLGLEPRHFDKVAEQALLATRLTANNPRELDHGSIVAILERGYADDRSPWTV; this is translated from the coding sequence ATGAGCGGCGGCAACGAACTCGGCCTGGGACTGCTCCGCCAGCCCTCGACCGTCCTGTTCGGACCTGGACAGCGCAGGCAGCTGCCCGCGCTCGTCGCCGCCCATGGCGACCGGGCGCTGTTGTGCACCGACGAGCGCATGGCGGGCGAGCCGGTCTTCCATGAACTCGCCGAGGCGATGCGGGGCAGGGGAATCGAGGTCAGCGTGTACTCGAAGGTCGAACCTGACCTGCCTCGCGGCAACCTGCTCGACGTGGCCGAGGTCCACGCGGGAGCACGATTCGACGTCGTGGTCGGCATCGGTGGCGGCAGCGTGCTCGACTTCGCCAAGCTCGCCGCGATCCTGCTTGCGCGCGGTGGCGACGTGGGCGAGCTCTACGGCGAGAACATGGTGCCAGGACCCGGTTCTCCGTTGATCACCGTGCCCACCACCGCGGGCACCGGGGCCGAGGTCACCTGTATCTCGGTGGTGTTCGACCCGGACAAGGGCATGAAGATCGGCGTGGCGAGCCCGCACCTCGAAGCAGCGGCCGCGGTGATCGACCCGGAACTGACGCTCACCTGCCCGCCCGGCCTCACCACCGCGACCGGAGCCGACGCGCTCAGTCATCTCGTCGAAGCCTTCACCGGTCGAGCGAAGAACCCGTCGCCGCGCGAGATCGAGGACCATCTCTACATTGGGAAGAACCTGCTGACCGACCTCTATTGCAGGGAAGGTCTCGCGCTGGTCAACACGTCCTTCGCGCGTGTGGTGGCCGATCCTTCCGATCTGGGGGCGCGCGCGGACACCATGCGGGCGGCCTTCAGCGCGGGAATGGCGATCAACACGGCGGGAACAGCTGGGGCGCACGCGATCCAGTCACCGATCGGGGCGCTGACCCACACCGCGCACGGGCTCGGTGTCGGTGCGCTCTTGCCGTACGTCATGCGGTTCAACCTGCCGGAACGGGTCGCCGAATTCGCCGAGATCGGCCGGATACTGGGAGTTGCAACGCAGGAGGCGAGCCCGGAAGCCCAGGCACACGAGGGGATCCGGCGGATCGAGGACCTGCTCGGCACGCTCGGTTGCCCACTGAACCTCAAGGACCTCGGCCTCGAACCACGGCACTTCGACAAGGTCGCCGAGCAGGCGTTGCTGGCGACCCGGCTGACCGCCAACAACCCCAGGGAACTCGACCACGGCAGCATTGTGGCGATTCTCGAACGCGGCTACGCCGACGACAGGTCACCGTGGACAGTGTGA
- a CDS encoding SDR family NAD(P)-dependent oxidoreductase translates to MTDTLTGKVAFVTGGAQGIGAAISARLAEEGATVVVGDLNTGDPGTVALDVTDPASVAAAAKTTVERHGRVDILVNNAGISNDTPTLDHSDEEWHRIIGVNLTGAFFASREFGRHLESGGAIVNISSIAALLAGRPERHVAYDVSKAGIIALTRTLGVEWAPRGIRVNAVAPGYTDTPILRNVGSSAPEVLDEWRSQVPQSRLIDPDEIASVVTYLASPGASAITGQVVVADAGYTASA, encoded by the coding sequence GTGACTGACACTCTCACCGGCAAAGTCGCCTTCGTGACAGGGGGAGCGCAGGGTATCGGCGCCGCGATCAGCGCGCGGCTCGCCGAAGAGGGAGCGACGGTCGTCGTCGGCGACCTGAATACCGGCGATCCGGGGACGGTCGCGCTGGACGTCACCGACCCCGCGTCGGTCGCGGCCGCCGCGAAGACCACCGTCGAGCGCCATGGACGCGTGGACATCCTCGTCAACAACGCGGGGATCAGCAACGACACCCCGACTCTCGACCACAGCGACGAGGAGTGGCATCGCATCATCGGGGTCAACCTGACCGGAGCGTTCTTCGCCTCGCGCGAATTCGGCCGTCACCTGGAAAGCGGCGGCGCGATCGTCAACATCTCCTCGATCGCGGCATTGCTGGCCGGCCGCCCCGAACGGCACGTCGCCTACGACGTGAGCAAGGCTGGGATCATCGCGCTGACCAGGACACTCGGGGTCGAATGGGCGCCGCGCGGGATCCGCGTCAACGCCGTGGCTCCCGGCTACACCGACACCCCGATCCTGCGCAACGTCGGTTCGTCCGCGCCCGAAGTCCTCGACGAATGGCGCTCGCAGGTTCCTCAGAGCAGGCTGATCGACCCGGACGAAATCGCCTCCGTGGTCACGTATCTGGCTTCGCCCGGCGCCTCGGCGATCACCGGGCAGGTCGTCGTCGCCGACGCCGGGTACACCGCCTCGGCCTGA
- a CDS encoding flavin-containing monooxygenase, translating to MTQRSAFDAVIIGAGFSGLALLHHLREIGLDCAVVEASDGVGGTWQANRYPGVRTDSEFHYYSFSFSKEVREEWTWSERYPGGKEVLAYLNFVADRLDLRKDIQLRSRVSSAVWDEDSGKWTVELEDGRTLTGTYLLSGMGVLSQPVYPAIPGIESFTGECYHTADWPREGADLAGKRVGLIGLGASGIQVVPVVAKQAGEFFVFQRTPNYVVETTNEQVSPEQMRHVRENYDEIFEQAAGHPFGVAMEPARYSALEVGEDQRREIFESKWEEGGFHFANECFTDLASNHEASELASEFIRGKIREIVRDPDTAELLCPKNYSFNGKRVPTGHDYYATFNRDNVHLVDVKTTPITEVTPRGLKVGEREYELDVLIVATGFDAMTGTLTTIDIVGRDGIVLRDKWDREGLRTNLGISVHGFPNFFMSLGPQTPYSNLPVPIQLGAQWLQRLLSWARDNDVPLIEATAESEQWWVEECERAGEATVMSSEGEKAGAWFLGKNVPGKPKAFQVYMGGGQVYQEFCRAAEQDEYRSFRADLQVRA from the coding sequence ATGACTCAACGATCAGCTTTCGACGCCGTGATCATCGGCGCCGGATTCTCCGGTCTCGCCCTGCTGCATCACCTGCGCGAGATCGGGCTCGACTGCGCCGTCGTCGAAGCGAGCGATGGCGTCGGCGGCACGTGGCAGGCCAACCGGTATCCCGGAGTCCGCACCGACAGCGAGTTCCACTACTACTCGTTCTCCTTCTCCAAGGAGGTTCGCGAGGAGTGGACGTGGAGCGAGCGCTACCCCGGTGGCAAGGAAGTGCTGGCATACCTCAACTTCGTCGCCGACCGGCTCGATCTGCGCAAGGACATTCAGCTCCGGTCCAGGGTCAGCTCGGCAGTCTGGGACGAGGACAGTGGAAAGTGGACGGTCGAATTGGAGGACGGCCGCACCCTCACCGGAACCTATCTGCTCAGCGGTATGGGTGTGCTGTCCCAGCCGGTCTACCCGGCGATCCCCGGCATCGAGTCGTTCACCGGCGAGTGCTATCACACCGCGGACTGGCCGCGCGAGGGCGCGGACCTGGCAGGCAAGCGGGTCGGCCTGATCGGGCTCGGCGCGTCCGGCATCCAGGTCGTGCCCGTCGTCGCCAAACAGGCCGGTGAGTTCTTCGTCTTCCAGCGCACGCCGAACTACGTCGTGGAGACCACCAACGAGCAGGTCTCGCCCGAGCAGATGCGGCACGTGCGCGAGAACTACGACGAGATCTTCGAGCAGGCGGCTGGACATCCTTTCGGCGTGGCAATGGAACCCGCCCGCTACAGCGCCTTGGAGGTCGGTGAGGACCAGCGGCGCGAGATCTTCGAAAGCAAGTGGGAGGAGGGCGGCTTCCACTTCGCCAACGAGTGTTTCACCGACCTGGCCTCCAACCACGAGGCCAGCGAACTGGCCTCGGAGTTCATCCGGGGCAAGATCCGCGAGATCGTGCGCGATCCGGACACCGCGGAACTGTTGTGTCCCAAGAACTACTCGTTCAATGGCAAGCGGGTGCCTACCGGGCACGACTACTACGCCACGTTCAACAGGGACAACGTCCACCTCGTCGACGTCAAGACCACGCCGATCACCGAGGTGACGCCGCGCGGCCTGAAAGTGGGGGAGCGCGAGTACGAACTGGACGTGCTCATCGTCGCCACCGGCTTCGACGCGATGACCGGAACGCTGACCACGATCGACATCGTCGGCCGCGACGGGATCGTGCTGCGCGACAAGTGGGACCGGGAAGGCTTGCGCACCAATCTCGGGATCTCGGTGCACGGCTTCCCGAACTTCTTCATGTCACTGGGTCCGCAGACGCCCTACTCGAACCTTCCCGTGCCCATCCAGCTCGGCGCGCAATGGCTGCAACGCCTGCTCTCCTGGGCCCGTGACAACGATGTTCCCCTGATCGAGGCGACAGCCGAGTCCGAGCAGTGGTGGGTCGAGGAATGCGAACGTGCGGGCGAGGCGACCGTCATGAGTTCCGAAGGAGAAAAGGCCGGCGCGTGGTTCCTCGGCAAGAACGTTCCGGGCAAGCCGAAAGCCTTCCAGGTCTACATGGGCGGCGGCCAGGTCTATCAGGAGTTTTGCCGTGCGGCGGAACAGGACGAGTACCGCTCGTTTCGCGCCGACCTCCAGGTGCGGGCATGA
- a CDS encoding alpha/beta hydrolase, translating to MTRPEPRDLLGEIYAQWAVEMAAQPEMSTRLLRILFDDWQRATAEPESVTYQHTEIGGVPGIRVRPHDANTSRVLVVLHGGGFALGSSASHRKLAGHLAKACGVEAFVADFRLAPEHPYPAAVEDGLSVVDGLLASGHDIGDITLVGDSAGGNLAIAVALRLMAAGRALPRQVLTMSPWLDMENSGATIDINDATDFLITREGLQANIDRYLSGGASPVDPFVNPLLADLTGFPRLYICAGDVESLFDDSVRLHRLAQKCGVDVTFSVGEGQQHVYPFLAGRHERADAEIAAMAAWYAAGYHS from the coding sequence ATGACGCGACCCGAACCCCGCGACCTCCTCGGCGAGATCTACGCCCAGTGGGCCGTTGAGATGGCAGCGCAGCCGGAGATGTCGACCAGGTTGCTGCGGATCCTGTTCGACGACTGGCAGCGCGCCACCGCCGAACCCGAATCCGTGACCTACCAGCACACCGAGATCGGCGGCGTGCCCGGCATCAGGGTGCGCCCGCACGACGCGAACACCTCGCGGGTCCTTGTCGTCCTGCACGGCGGCGGGTTCGCGCTCGGTTCGTCGGCGAGCCACCGCAAACTGGCGGGGCATCTGGCGAAGGCGTGTGGCGTCGAGGCGTTCGTCGCCGATTTCCGGCTGGCTCCGGAACATCCCTACCCCGCCGCCGTCGAGGATGGACTGAGCGTCGTCGACGGGCTGCTCGCCTCCGGCCACGACATCGGTGACATCACGCTGGTCGGCGACAGCGCGGGCGGAAACCTGGCGATCGCGGTGGCACTGCGGCTGATGGCGGCCGGAAGGGCGCTGCCACGCCAGGTGCTGACGATGTCCCCGTGGCTCGACATGGAGAACAGCGGCGCCACGATCGACATCAACGACGCGACCGACTTCCTCATCACGCGCGAAGGCTTACAGGCCAACATCGATCGCTACCTCAGCGGCGGCGCCAGCCCGGTCGATCCCTTCGTGAACCCGCTGCTCGCCGACCTCACCGGCTTTCCCCGCCTCTACATCTGTGCCGGAGACGTCGAATCCCTCTTCGACGACAGCGTCCGGCTGCACCGCCTTGCCCAGAAGTGCGGTGTCGACGTGACGTTCTCCGTCGGCGAAGGGCAGCAGCACGTCTACCCGTTCCTGGCCGGACGGCACGAGCGCGCCGACGCCGAGATCGCCGCGATGGCCGCCTGGTACGCGGCCGGCTACCACTCCTGA
- a CDS encoding SDR family NAD(P)-dependent oxidoreductase: protein MTGRLAGKTAIITGASSGMGRVTAELFAAEGAAVALVDIGDEAGEQAAAAITADGGEARYWHLDVSDERRIETVFGEVVSRWGALDILVNCAGVIGPDKPTHEVTEAEFDALFAVDVKGVFFCTKHAVRHMIGNRRGSIVNFSSIYGLIGNDEFTTYHVAKGAVTMQTRQDAATYGRYGIRVNSVHPGTVRTPLVDGIAAEYPGGLPAYEEMMTANQSLRRLGLPIDVAYGVLYLASDEAGWVTGVNLPLDGGYTAR from the coding sequence ATGACCGGCAGGCTCGCGGGAAAGACCGCGATCATCACCGGAGCCTCCTCGGGCATGGGCAGGGTCACCGCCGAGTTGTTCGCGGCCGAAGGCGCGGCGGTCGCGCTGGTCGACATCGGTGACGAGGCGGGAGAACAAGCCGCGGCGGCCATCACCGCCGACGGCGGAGAAGCCCGGTACTGGCACCTCGACGTCAGCGACGAGCGGCGGATCGAGACGGTGTTCGGCGAGGTGGTCTCGCGCTGGGGCGCGCTCGACATCCTCGTCAACTGCGCCGGGGTCATCGGCCCCGACAAACCGACGCACGAGGTGACCGAAGCGGAGTTCGACGCGTTGTTCGCCGTCGACGTCAAGGGCGTGTTCTTCTGCACCAAACACGCGGTGCGGCACATGATCGGGAACCGGAGAGGCAGCATCGTCAACTTCTCCTCGATCTACGGCCTCATCGGCAACGACGAGTTCACCACCTACCACGTCGCCAAAGGCGCGGTGACCATGCAGACCCGCCAGGACGCCGCGACGTACGGCAGGTACGGCATCCGGGTCAACTCCGTGCATCCCGGCACGGTCCGCACGCCGCTCGTCGACGGTATCGCCGCCGAATACCCGGGCGGCCTGCCCGCGTACGAGGAAATGATGACGGCCAACCAGTCGCTGCGACGCCTCGGTTTGCCCATCGACGTGGCCTATGGCGTGCTGTACCTCGCCTCCGACGAAGCGGGCTGGGTGACCGGCGTCAACCTCCCGCTGGACGGTGGCTACACCGCTCGCTGA
- a CDS encoding 3-hydroxyacyl-CoA dehydrogenase, producing the protein MSPANTVAVLGAGSIGVAFAIVFSRAGFPVRVWDPDPAAPARAGHDLRDRLTRLRQHGLLDEEPGVVAARVAFVPSVADAVDGAGLVQECAPERAEVKRELFAKVTTLTGPEVVLASSSSAIPASVLAEGLASAGRILIGHPGNPPYLLPVIEVVPSPETEQGIVERASTVYRAAGLRPVELRREVEGFVFNRLQGALLREAYCLLRDGVADVEDIDSVVRLGLGRRWSVVGPFETADLNTRGGIGAHAEKMGPSYERMGAERGQHDPWTLELVARAVAQRRAMLPLAEWDERVRWRDERLMELERNNRD; encoded by the coding sequence GTGAGCCCCGCGAACACGGTAGCCGTGCTGGGCGCGGGATCCATCGGGGTGGCGTTCGCGATCGTGTTCTCAAGGGCGGGGTTTCCGGTCAGGGTGTGGGATCCGGACCCGGCCGCACCGGCCAGGGCGGGACACGACCTGCGTGACCGGTTGACGCGGCTGCGCCAGCACGGGTTGCTGGACGAGGAACCCGGTGTCGTCGCCGCGCGGGTCGCGTTCGTGCCGAGCGTCGCCGACGCCGTGGACGGCGCAGGTCTGGTGCAGGAATGCGCTCCGGAACGAGCCGAGGTGAAACGGGAGCTGTTCGCCAAGGTCACCACGCTCACCGGACCTGAGGTCGTGCTCGCCAGTTCGAGTTCGGCCATCCCGGCGAGTGTGCTCGCCGAGGGGCTTGCCTCGGCGGGACGGATCCTGATCGGACATCCCGGTAATCCGCCCTACCTGTTGCCCGTCATCGAGGTCGTTCCCTCGCCCGAAACGGAACAAGGCATCGTCGAGCGAGCGTCCACTGTGTACAGGGCGGCGGGTTTGCGGCCGGTCGAGCTTCGCCGCGAGGTCGAGGGATTCGTGTTCAACCGGCTCCAGGGCGCGCTGCTGAGGGAGGCGTACTGCCTGTTGCGCGACGGTGTCGCCGATGTCGAGGACATCGACAGCGTGGTGCGGCTCGGGCTCGGCCGCAGGTGGTCGGTCGTCGGCCCCTTCGAAACCGCCGACCTCAACACGCGGGGCGGGATCGGCGCGCACGCCGAGAAGATGGGTCCTTCCTACGAACGGATGGGAGCCGAGCGGGGTCAGCACGACCCGTGGACACTGGAGCTCGTGGCCCGCGCGGTGGCCCAGCGCCGCGCGATGCTGCCGCTTGCCGAATGGGACGAGCGCGTCCGGTGGCGCGACGAACGATTGATGGAACTGGAAAGGAACAACCGTGACTGA
- a CDS encoding NAD-dependent succinate-semialdehyde dehydrogenase, which translates to MSSTVVHGRVVPTGLYIDGAWRAGVKTFDVTDPATGKVIAEVADATGTEAVEALDAAAAAQDAWAAWAPRARADLFHAAHRLLTERAEDFAVVMTAESGKPLAESRAEFALSAGFFQWYAEQVAHLHGTYAHGSPGGYRIVTTHQPVGPSLLITPWNFPLLMSARKAGAALAAGCTAVMKSAQETPLTGALFVQTLHEAGFPAGVVNLLHTTTSPAISDAVMDDRRLRKISFTGSTGVGSHLLRKAAGNIVNASMELGGDGPFVVLADADVDLAVEQAIVCKFRNAGQACVAANRIILHSDVAAEFTEKFLARARELRVGNGFGEGVDVGPIISERQRDRVVRLVGRFRDQGAEVLLGGEPVDGPGSFFEPTVLRVDSRDRELCGEELFAPLAAIYTVASVREAVEFANDSDYGLAAYLFTRDVSRAVAIAEKLDFGMVGVNRGIMADPAAAFGGTKASGLGREGGHDGIYEFLEPKYLAITVDETEAIGA; encoded by the coding sequence ATGAGTTCCACGGTGGTCCATGGCCGGGTCGTACCGACCGGCCTCTACATCGACGGCGCCTGGCGCGCCGGGGTGAAGACCTTCGATGTCACCGACCCGGCGACCGGAAAGGTCATCGCCGAGGTCGCCGACGCCACCGGCACCGAAGCGGTCGAAGCACTCGACGCGGCCGCCGCGGCACAGGACGCGTGGGCAGCGTGGGCGCCGCGCGCTCGCGCGGACCTTTTCCATGCGGCACACCGGTTGCTGACCGAACGCGCGGAGGACTTCGCGGTCGTCATGACCGCCGAAAGCGGCAAGCCGCTCGCCGAATCGCGGGCCGAGTTCGCGCTGTCCGCCGGGTTTTTCCAGTGGTACGCCGAACAAGTCGCTCATCTGCACGGCACCTACGCGCACGGTTCGCCAGGCGGGTACCGGATCGTCACGACCCACCAGCCGGTCGGCCCGAGCCTGCTCATCACGCCGTGGAACTTCCCGTTGCTGATGTCAGCGCGCAAAGCGGGCGCGGCGCTGGCGGCGGGGTGCACGGCGGTGATGAAGAGCGCGCAGGAGACACCCTTGACCGGCGCGCTGTTCGTACAGACCCTGCACGAAGCCGGATTCCCCGCAGGCGTGGTGAACCTGCTGCACACGACGACGTCCCCGGCGATCTCCGACGCCGTGATGGACGACCGGCGATTGCGCAAGATCAGTTTCACCGGCTCGACGGGGGTAGGCAGTCATCTGCTGCGCAAGGCGGCGGGCAACATCGTCAACGCCTCGATGGAACTGGGCGGTGACGGCCCGTTCGTCGTGCTCGCCGACGCCGACGTCGACCTCGCCGTGGAGCAAGCGATCGTGTGCAAGTTCCGCAACGCGGGGCAGGCGTGTGTCGCGGCCAACCGGATCATCCTGCACTCTGACGTCGCGGCCGAGTTCACCGAGAAGTTCCTGGCCCGCGCGCGGGAACTGCGGGTGGGCAACGGATTCGGCGAGGGAGTGGACGTCGGCCCGATCATCAGCGAACGGCAGCGCGACAGGGTGGTGCGGCTCGTCGGCAGGTTCCGTGACCAGGGCGCAGAGGTTCTGCTCGGCGGGGAACCGGTCGATGGTCCAGGCAGCTTCTTCGAACCGACGGTGCTGCGCGTGGACTCGCGCGACCGCGAACTGTGCGGGGAGGAACTGTTCGCCCCGCTCGCCGCGATCTACACCGTAGCGTCGGTGCGGGAGGCGGTGGAGTTCGCCAACGACAGCGACTACGGGCTCGCGGCCTATCTGTTCACTCGCGACGTTTCTCGCGCGGTGGCGATCGCCGAGAAGCTCGACTTCGGCATGGTCGGGGTCAACAGGGGCATCATGGCCGATCCGGCCGCCGCGTTCGGCGGGACCAAGGCGTCAGGGCTCGGCCGGGAGGGCGGGCACGACGGTATCTACGAATTCCTCGAACCCAAGTATCTGGCCATCACGGTCGACGAGACGGAGGCGATCGGCGCATGA
- a CDS encoding SDR family NAD(P)-dependent oxidoreductase produces MPRLTGKIAVVTGSGRGIGRAIATAFAREGATVIATGRGESCDYSADGLEYERLDVSNPDDWERVIGGVADRHGRVDVLANNAGIITYEPVQELTVEDWNQVVAVNQTGTWLGMRAVIPHMLAGGGGSIINVSSIWGTAAVAGAHAYHATKGAVRTMSKNAAITHAKDGIRVNSLHPGFIATPLTDSQDPAVNDYVVGQTPMGRPGQPEEIANGAVFLASGESTFMTGAELVIDGGYLAQ; encoded by the coding sequence ATGCCTCGCCTCACAGGAAAAATCGCCGTCGTCACCGGATCCGGCCGCGGCATCGGCAGGGCCATCGCCACGGCGTTCGCCCGCGAAGGAGCCACCGTCATCGCCACCGGTCGCGGGGAATCCTGCGACTACTCGGCCGACGGACTCGAATACGAGCGGCTTGACGTGTCCAATCCGGACGACTGGGAACGCGTGATCGGTGGTGTCGCCGACCGGCACGGCCGGGTCGACGTACTGGCCAACAATGCCGGGATCATCACCTACGAACCGGTTCAGGAACTCACCGTCGAGGACTGGAACCAGGTGGTGGCGGTCAATCAGACCGGGACCTGGCTCGGCATGCGCGCGGTGATCCCGCACATGCTCGCGGGTGGCGGCGGCTCGATCATCAACGTCTCGTCGATCTGGGGCACCGCCGCCGTGGCCGGCGCGCACGCCTACCACGCCACCAAGGGCGCGGTGCGCACGATGTCGAAGAACGCGGCCATCACCCACGCCAAGGACGGAATCCGGGTCAACTCGCTGCATCCAGGATTCATCGCGACGCCGCTCACCGACTCACAGGACCCCGCGGTGAACGACTACGTCGTCGGCCAGACCCCGATGGGCCGCCCCGGACAGCCGGAGGAAATCGCCAACGGCGCCGTCTTTCTCGCCTCCGGCGAATCCACGTTCATGACCGGCGCGGAACTCGTCATCGACGGCGGGTATCTCGCGCAGTGA
- a CDS encoding sigma-54-dependent Fis family transcriptional regulator, producing the protein MPDNAEIDRIQLAKEMVLPSDGRPLGRQTAHLAESWRRSRTALGAPENITDVPQVSEELLDAHLLDLFREPLTRFSDSVAGTGLGVLLADSRGRILHRWCGDRTAAAHLDRIGTVRGAVLSEDSVGTNGVGTVAASGRSVQIRGGEHFAEFYRDAVCTGAPVRHPMTGSLLAVVTLSCDVTPRTDLLRPLLDSVTQRLEAQVLDMQQPAARRAFDTFLELSRVRTEPVVVFGSAGLLIQNSQSGRLVPEDLDRLQELCAEAKGPGRQVVELTTGPAMVHVTVVEPGNAVAVVEEQHSPARTHTVIAPPRRLIGRDPDWLATHREIERSRASATPVIVAGRSGAGKVSLALGRPVQQDAQTRGQVFDAAQRHVLGKREWLAELGRRLEAPGDLVVRGAQTLEPALLDGMRTLLEQTQRSRPVLVTLTADAREDAEAFGLKYAAPVVWVPALAERVGDLPALWRHFAASPGFFPDQECLELLKAYRWPGNLKELRTVIAQLGGGDGVVSPADLPPTIRAARSLTMIEQVELEAIRKALREANGNRAKAAQILGVSRATVYRKIKAYRLVS; encoded by the coding sequence GTGCCGGACAACGCCGAAATCGATCGAATCCAGCTGGCGAAGGAAATGGTGCTGCCCAGCGACGGAAGGCCGCTTGGCAGGCAGACCGCGCACCTGGCCGAGTCGTGGCGGCGGTCACGCACGGCGCTCGGCGCCCCCGAGAACATCACCGACGTCCCGCAGGTCAGCGAGGAACTACTGGACGCGCACCTGCTCGATCTGTTCAGGGAACCGCTGACCAGGTTCTCCGACAGCGTCGCGGGTACCGGGCTCGGCGTGCTGCTGGCCGACTCGCGCGGCCGGATCCTGCACAGGTGGTGCGGCGACCGCACCGCCGCCGCGCACCTCGACCGGATCGGCACGGTACGCGGGGCGGTGCTGTCCGAGGACAGCGTCGGTACCAACGGGGTCGGCACTGTCGCCGCCTCGGGGCGCAGCGTCCAGATCAGGGGCGGCGAACACTTCGCGGAGTTCTACCGTGACGCCGTGTGCACGGGCGCGCCCGTCCGGCATCCGATGACGGGCAGCCTGCTCGCCGTGGTGACCCTGTCCTGTGACGTCACTCCCAGGACCGACCTGCTGCGGCCACTGCTCGACAGCGTGACCCAGCGGCTCGAAGCGCAGGTGCTGGACATGCAGCAACCGGCGGCGCGCAGGGCTTTCGACACCTTCCTCGAACTCAGCAGGGTCAGGACCGAGCCGGTGGTCGTGTTCGGATCGGCGGGCCTGCTCATCCAGAATTCCCAGTCGGGGCGGCTCGTGCCGGAGGACCTGGACCGGCTCCAGGAACTGTGCGCCGAGGCGAAGGGGCCGGGCCGTCAGGTCGTCGAATTGACGACGGGACCAGCGATGGTGCACGTGACGGTCGTCGAGCCGGGCAACGCGGTCGCCGTGGTCGAGGAGCAGCACAGCCCGGCGCGGACACATACCGTGATCGCGCCACCACGCAGGTTGATCGGCCGGGATCCGGACTGGCTCGCCACCCACAGGGAGATCGAGCGGTCCCGCGCGTCGGCGACGCCGGTGATCGTGGCGGGGCGCTCCGGCGCCGGCAAGGTGTCACTGGCGCTCGGCCGTCCCGTTCAGCAGGACGCTCAGACGCGCGGACAGGTCTTCGACGCCGCCCAGCGCCACGTTCTCGGCAAGCGGGAATGGCTCGCCGAACTCGGCAGGCGGCTGGAGGCTCCCGGCGACCTCGTGGTGCGCGGAGCGCAGACCCTCGAACCCGCGCTGCTCGACGGGATGCGCACGCTGCTGGAGCAGACGCAGCGCAGCAGGCCGGTGCTCGTCACCCTCACCGCCGATGCCCGTGAAGACGCCGAGGCGTTCGGCCTGAAATACGCGGCACCGGTCGTGTGGGTTCCCGCGCTTGCCGAGCGCGTCGGCGACCTGCCCGCGCTGTGGCGGCATTTCGCGGCCTCGCCCGGCTTCTTCCCCGACCAGGAATGCCTCGAACTGCTCAAGGCATATCGCTGGCCGGGGAACCTGAAGGAACTGCGCACGGTCATCGCGCAGCTCGGCGGCGGGGACGGTGTGGTGTCGCCCGCGGACCTGCCGCCGACGATCAGGGCGGCGAGATCGCTGACGATGATCGAACAGGTCGAACTCGAAGCCATCAGGAAAGCCTTGCGTGAAGCGAACGGCAACCGGGCGAAGGCCGCGCAGATCCTCGGCGTTTCCAGGGCGACCGTCTACCGGAAGATCAAGGCGTACCGGCTGGTGAGCTGA